One genomic window of Corynebacterium sp. sy039 includes the following:
- the sufD gene encoding Fe-S cluster assembly protein SufD gives MTSSLTPQNATVHNTKGDLFSSFKVEDFAIPSGKDEVWRFVPLRRLRGLHNSEFASAVAPDVNITIPSTAQGVSTTQLAMDDKKVGATGAPIDRVGAQAFSAAECAHHIRFSADSINTEPVEIRVTGQGTEVTSFAHIVVEVEKGAEAIVDLRYSGSGTHADNVEFLIADNAKLSVIVDASWADDAVHLSGQQAVLGRDATLRHTAAVFGGDVVRLIPRVRFDAPGGDAEMLGVYFADDGQFFEQRLLVDHAVPNCRSNVLYKGALQADPTSAKPEARTAWVGDVLIRSDAQGTDTYEANRNLVLTEGARADAVPNLEIETGEIAGAGHAATVGRFDDEQEFYLKSRGIPPEEARRLIVRGFFSEVIGRIPVDEIREELEDRVSNELETLRARQEQ, from the coding sequence ATGACATCATCACTTACTCCACAAAATGCCACAGTGCATAACACAAAGGGCGATCTATTCAGCTCGTTCAAGGTTGAAGATTTCGCTATACCTAGTGGTAAAGACGAAGTATGGCGCTTTGTGCCATTGCGTCGTCTCCGTGGACTTCATAACTCAGAGTTTGCTTCAGCAGTTGCTCCTGATGTGAATATCACCATTCCATCTACTGCACAGGGAGTGAGCACTACTCAACTGGCAATGGATGACAAAAAAGTTGGTGCGACGGGTGCTCCCATTGATCGAGTAGGAGCCCAAGCCTTTAGTGCTGCAGAATGTGCTCACCATATTCGTTTTTCTGCAGATTCTATCAATACTGAACCTGTGGAAATTCGAGTTACCGGTCAAGGAACAGAGGTCACGTCTTTTGCACACATTGTTGTTGAGGTGGAAAAAGGCGCTGAAGCAATTGTTGATTTGCGGTATTCAGGTTCTGGTACTCACGCGGATAACGTCGAGTTTCTCATTGCTGATAATGCAAAACTCAGTGTGATCGTCGATGCTTCCTGGGCAGATGACGCAGTTCATTTATCTGGGCAACAAGCTGTTCTGGGACGTGATGCAACCTTGCGTCATACTGCTGCTGTATTTGGCGGCGATGTCGTCCGCCTTATCCCACGTGTGCGTTTTGATGCACCTGGGGGCGACGCTGAAATGCTTGGTGTTTATTTTGCCGACGACGGTCAATTCTTTGAGCAGCGACTTTTGGTAGATCATGCGGTACCAAATTGTCGTTCCAATGTGCTCTATAAAGGTGCGTTGCAGGCAGATCCTACTTCGGCGAAGCCAGAAGCACGTACTGCTTGGGTTGGTGATGTGCTTATCCGTTCTGATGCACAAGGAACAGATACCTATGAGGCAAATCGTAATCTAGTGCTCACCGAAGGTGCGCGTGCTGATGCAGTTCCTAATCTAGAAATCGAAACTGGAGAAATAGCAGGGGCTGGTCACGCTGCTACTGTTGGTCGTTTTGACGATGAGCAAGAGTTCTACCTCAAATCACGTGGTATTCCTCCTGAAGAAGCTCGTCGTTTGATCGTACGCGGATTCTTTTCAGAGGTCATTGGTCGAATCCCAGTAGATGAAATTCGTGAGGAACTAGAAGATCGCGTAAGTAATGAACTAGAAACATTACGCGCTCGTCAAGAACAATAA